The Cydia pomonella isolate Wapato2018A chromosome 11, ilCydPomo1, whole genome shotgun sequence DNA window ACAGTAGTTGATTTGTAGGCACCCATAGGGCATGATAGTAAAATAAAGATTAGATAGATATAAATCTGTGTTATAagaaaattttctaaaaatggCTTTATATAAATCTAAACGCTTAGTTCTActtgttttagaatttttacTTGTTACTTTAGTTACTTGTTCAGCTGATGAAAATTGTGAAACATCTCTGAGTGAGATATTAGTCACAAAGGGTAACTACTCATGTACCTATTAAAATATTGCTTACTATGAATTCAAATTCGCAGGATGTAAtccataaaattatttaaaatgtattgaatCCTGATtaaattgtataagtacccggtttatatgtacttacctaaaacatttaaatttgtgtttattaatattagtctcatattaatgaaaattaaaaccAACGTAAAACTATGCTAAATcctaacagtaaaaaaaaaccggtcaagtgcgaattcgttttactcgcgcaccgagggttccgtacaaactgtGAATTATCTCGTGTTACTCGTGTAACTACGAAGGCGAGACTCtactttggaaaaaaaaatcttaagtacCTACTCATACATTTTGACTGTGTAATATTTAGAGTCCGTCCAAGAttactctgcagcgatttttatagcacagacgtgcaagtgttcttttaaacgtcaaacttctatgaaattcttACTCgaagcattttttttgttttcacagAAGAGTATGACGAAATGGGAAGACTGGTCAGATCATGTAATGGAGAGGTCACTGTGAACAAATGTGAAGGAATGTGCAATAGCCAAGTGCACCCTTCTATTGCAACTGTTACAGGGTTTTTGAAGGTATACATGACTGGTGGTGCCGCCTTAGTGGGCGTGGGACATATTGCTCGTTTGACAATTAGACATATAAAGTAGATACAAATAGTATGAAGATTACGTACGTGGCGCGCGGTTATCGTGAACGCCACTCACGCGCTGTTAGTGCCTGAAaatggagacctaggctctcagAACCATGTCACGCGAGTGACTAGAGTTATACCAAGATCTGCTCTGAGAGTTATATCAAGTCTGCAACAATTTCGATAGCCCACATTGTGCAAgagttatttaaacgtcaaacgtgtcgttctatgaaatgatgacgtatAAGTAACACTTGAACattctgtgctatcaaaatcgttgcagagttaTCATGGTCTAACTATAAaccctaaaataaattaatagtttaaaaaacactagaaaaagacgcttttataaatgcacgcaaaaaagttaattacaagacttttctaacaaatccaaacacagctatgatacgatgttccatgatgaaacatcgtatcatagctgtccatcatgaagttccagttcatattttccgcctccatcatcagatcatttcgacagtaccatattattgtattgtcatcagaactacatacagctgctaattttcatgacgctacgatccttggaagatggttaaattaccttaccttagattccattacatagttacattacATAGCtaattaacacgcttttattaggtcgacctgtagacctaataaaagcgtgttaattaGCTTAATGTTACTTTGTCTCAGtgatgtctcacgacagttttgATTATTAGAGGACGTCGTCCGTCACATGAAATTTCATATTTTCACCACCATGTGTGTTGGCGTCGATTGTATGTTTTCAAAATCTATGCGAGTATGTTTTgaatgttttaatatatatttattatttttaatttcaggaATGTCACTGCTGTAGAGAAAATTACCTCAGAGAACGTATCGTTACACTTTCGCATTGTTACAATGCCGATGGGGTAAGACTGGAAGATCCTAAACACGCTGTCATGGAAGTAAGGCTTCAAGAGCCAGACGAATGCCAATGTTTTAAATGTGGAGACTATAGCCGATGAAAAATTGTTAGTTTGGATTATAATGTGCGGAATAGATTTTTATACCTGCAAAATAAAATTGACGATGGATacgacataataaaataaattctacatAGTGTTATGTTCTAAATTTGGTcaaggttttaaaataaatatgagttATGAGaaaatttctatattatttctCTCTTTGAGGTCCTTTGTGCGTACATGGCATGACAGAGTATGGCAATGtcataattaatgtaatttttttatgaaaatatgatgtttataatgacaccacacttcactttgttctattaaaATCGGTTCAAAATTAGCTTAGGCGGACTCTTATCCAATCccaacttacaacccctctggtattgcaggaGGGGCGACGGCTGCTCGTTTCTATGGCTAACGCTCGTCtaatatcataatattcataataaaaattgtaataaatatcgTAGCTTACATAGCAtagcttgcccaccaccaaaatggctatggcttgagtattaaattttgtaatagACTGCTAACTGAGAGGACATTCCCTGAAGCTGACACGGACGCAGAGTAGTAACAACCCAAGACGACACTTCCTGTCTAACCGCGtagtgaaagtgtggaacagtttgcccgaatccgtaatcagtgcaccctcagtgaattcttttaaaaatagactcgacaaacattttataaatggacaaaagacaagtgcaggacattgatgtgcacatataagctataagctgcctgtgcattcataaataataataataaataagaagtAACAACAGACAACTTTGGGGCCTTGTGAAAGACTAAAAAgtagagtcagatcaagataaATTGGCAGCGATGTCGATAgctcagcctgtgcaagtgttaagtaattaaaagttagtttcatagaagtatgacgtttaaaaaaacaatcgcactgtctgggctgtcgaAATCGcagccaacttatcttgatctgTCTCTATGTCCAATGTTGTTTccattccaattttttgaaacgcttataAAACGTTCTATGTTAACCAAActttgccctaaaattcaacttttacactaaaacggctttaaatatgttcaattaacaaaatatattttaacagatactttcgcgcccaaaacgttcttgatttttcgaaaattgtgtgacgtcacagtttacggtttgacatgCACACTTAACACCAAGCTTCCTGTCTGTTCgcagtacaaaatttgatactcaagccgtagccatttaggtggtaTGTAATCTCTGTAATCTCTGTATGTGTGcgtaaatagtacattatgatacaagtgtgctaagttggtcattgcacacgaggcgatattgtgcgcgcgagctggaAGCGAACGCGTAATAAGAAAGcggatgtgtgtaatgaccatagcacacgcgtttcatacgacgtttttcagcACACTTgcaaggaaaaaacaaaacttataaattagtttttttttgtcataatagtaaaagtacaattttaagTTTGAACATGTAGACACATTATGTTCCAAAGTAAATAGGTTTGTATTTGCCCTGAGAAGAGTTAGCCAAACTATTTCCATTCAGGCAGCGTTAATAGCATATCATGGATATGTACATTCGATTTTAAGATATGGCATAACAATCTGGGGATACTGCACTGATAAACATAACGTATTCATTGTCCAAAAGCGCTGCATTCAAGCCATATTTTCAGTTCATCCTAGAGATTCATGCCgtccatattttataaaacatagcATTCTTACTTTTCCCAGTCTCTATATTTATGAAGTTTCTGTTTTCGTtcacaaatataaatacctattcacGGATAATAACCCATTGGATTGCCGCGTAACTAGACCTAAATACAGACACAGATTACCTAAGCCATATGTAAACTTGTCACTCACTGCAAATAATGCCTATATTATGTGTATCAcaatttataacaagttacctgatCGTTTTAAGGATATGGATCTCAAACTGTTCAagtcaaacacaaaaatgtggcttatagaaaaatgtttttattgtgttaatgattatttaagtGACTCATAAGTATTGTTATTCTttagataaatatgtaaatacctatatatgatGCAAATGTATGTACACCTGAAAAGGTAAAGTCTCAGTGTAACGGAATGTGTAATTGTGTATTCGACCTGCAATGTAACCTGAttcttatatacaataaataactttgaactttgaactttgaaaaattgtggcttacagttttaacatcgaataattgcaccgaagcgtgctgggcttgtaggcgcttattcgccagttcattgaagtacgct harbors:
- the LOC133522777 gene encoding partner of bursicon — protein: MALYKSKRLVLLVLEFLLVTLVTCSADENCETSLSEILVTKEEYDEMGRLVRSCNGEVTVNKCEGMCNSQVHPSIATVTGFLKECHCCRENYLRERIVTLSHCYNADGVRLEDPKHAVMEVRLQEPDECQCFKCGDYSR